One window of the Archangium primigenium genome contains the following:
- a CDS encoding TldD/PmbA family protein, whose product MSTTIEIDQDLKDTARRAVELARTHGATEASATAGRMREVEVQWRDGRLEKVSEATTRGLSLQLYLDGRYSSVSTSDLRPEALDRFIADGLAMTRALARDEHRRLPDAELYAGRAALDLSIEDPRQGQLSAEERQRFARELEEGARSADTTGAILSVTTGFGDLFRESYRVTSNGFEGGARGTQFVASAEVSVQDPDGRRPEESDSGFARFFEDLPAANVLGRRAGERALGRIGATKGESAVLPMAVDHKVSGRLVSMLLGSMSGASIQQKRSFLEGREGEKVGSDLLTLKDEPHVKRGLGSRLFDGEGIAARELTLFEQGVLRSYFIDSYYGRKLQRRPTTSSPSNLAWTLGTKARAGLLEDLRDGILVTGFLGGNSSAVTGDFSLGVQGFRVRGGQLAEPVSEMNISGNQLDLWKRLVAVGADPYPFSSARTPSLVFEGVQFAGR is encoded by the coding sequence ATGAGCACGACCATCGAGATCGATCAGGACTTGAAGGACACGGCGCGCCGGGCGGTGGAGCTGGCGCGCACGCACGGGGCCACCGAGGCCTCGGCCACCGCGGGCCGCATGCGCGAGGTGGAGGTGCAGTGGCGCGACGGCCGGCTGGAGAAGGTGTCCGAGGCGACGACGCGCGGCCTGTCGCTGCAGCTCTACCTGGACGGACGCTACAGCTCGGTGTCCACGAGTGACTTGCGGCCCGAGGCGCTCGACCGCTTCATCGCGGACGGCCTGGCCATGACGCGGGCCCTGGCGCGCGACGAGCACCGGCGGCTGCCGGATGCCGAGCTCTACGCGGGGCGCGCCGCCCTGGACCTGTCCATCGAGGATCCCCGTCAGGGGCAGCTGAGCGCCGAGGAGCGCCAGCGCTTCGCCCGGGAGCTGGAGGAGGGCGCGCGCTCGGCCGACACGACGGGCGCCATCCTGTCCGTCACCACGGGCTTCGGGGACCTGTTCCGCGAGTCCTACCGCGTCACCTCCAACGGCTTCGAGGGCGGGGCGCGGGGCACGCAGTTCGTCGCCTCGGCGGAGGTGAGCGTGCAGGATCCGGACGGCCGTCGCCCCGAGGAGTCGGACTCGGGCTTCGCGCGCTTCTTCGAGGATCTGCCGGCCGCGAACGTGCTGGGCCGCCGCGCGGGTGAGCGGGCCCTGGGCCGCATCGGCGCGACGAAGGGCGAGTCGGCGGTGCTGCCCATGGCGGTGGACCACAAGGTGTCCGGGCGGCTCGTGTCCATGCTGCTCGGCTCCATGTCGGGCGCCTCCATCCAGCAGAAGCGCTCGTTCCTGGAGGGCCGCGAGGGCGAGAAGGTGGGCAGCGACCTGCTCACGCTCAAGGACGAGCCGCACGTGAAGCGGGGCCTCGGCTCGCGCCTGTTCGACGGCGAGGGCATCGCCGCGCGCGAGCTGACGCTCTTCGAGCAGGGCGTGCTGCGCTCGTACTTCATCGACAGCTACTACGGCCGCAAGCTGCAGCGCCGTCCGACGACGAGCTCGCCCTCCAACCTCGCCTGGACGCTCGGCACCAAGGCGCGGGCGGGCCTCCTGGAGGACCTGCGCGACGGCATCCTGGTGACGGGCTTCCTCGGGGGCAACTCGAGCGCCGTCACGGGCGACTTCTCCCTGGGCGTGCAGGGCTTCCGCGTGCGCGGCGGACAGCTCGCCGAGCCCGTGAGCGAGATGAACATCTCCGGCAACCAGCTCGACCTGTGGAAGCGGCTGGTGGCGGTGGGCGCGGATCCCTATCCGTTCAGCTCCGCGCGCACGCCCTCGCTCGTCTTCGAGGGCGTGCAGTTCGCCGGCCGCTGA